GAAGCCCGCTCGCGGCCTCGTATTGTGATTCTAAGAGTGGCATAGTGGGGATGTTCAGGGTTTCAGTTGGATTCCTCATCAGTCTGTGGGTTTGGCTGACTGGCAGAGTCTGCCAAACCCACGGTTGTTATGTAAAAAGTCGCTGGGGAAGCCATACATCGTATACCGCTATACAATTTCTCAGCTCTGGAAGTCCCAGAGTCTCGGAGTTTAGGTTGTGATGCGTGCCTTATTTTCACATCCGATTCATCTGGGTAGGCTTTCGTCTGGTGATTAGTGGACGGCCACAGTGAATATCGTTCAGAAAGGTCTTCTGAGTGATATAAAATCAGAACCGAAAGAAAGCTCCTCTTTCACAGCTAGTTCCGGAGAATAGAAGGCACGCATCAAAACCATCCTCCGAGGTTGTGAAGTCCCCTGTATAGCCCAGTCTCCCATAGACTGATTGGTGATGGACTGTCTGGTGAGTCTGAAGAATGGCTGACGACTCGATACCGCCGTTTTCAGTCATAATCGACGACCGCCTGGTGTGGCTCAATTGGGTTTGAAATCGTATTACAGATATGCGGGACCGTGGATGACTCGCCCCGGATCTACGTAGCCCTCTCGAACGTACTTCGCTGCCATATCTGCATACTTGATCGGGACTGGGAGCCGGGTACTCCGAGCGGGGCTCCCGTAGTGGACCTCCGAGAGCCAGTACGCCTGTCGAGTGATCGTCTCGATGTCCGTAGGTCCGGAATTCTTGATGAGTCGGAAGGTACGTGGCGTCCCGACGCTGTTGTCATCGTTCGTTTCGGGTTTCCCGAAGGCGTGGAGAATCCCCTGTTCTCGCTCACGGTCGACGAAGCCGACCCCTTTCTGCGCGATATTGAACCTCGTTCCGTTGAAATTGGCAATGCGAGTCTGGTCTCGCTTCCGTACGCTCACGATGTCGAATTCTGCGTCGAGGCCGCTGAGTCCATCTCGAATCTCATCGATATCCTCGTGGACCTTGCCATCGCGGAAGATGGTCAGGCGGTTGAGTGGTTCGTCCTGCTCGTCTGCGAAGTCGTAGATGAGGTCACGGACGAACTGCTCGACCTGGTCTGCGACGAACTTCTCACCGGCTTGTTGTGTCGTCGACTCTGCTGCGAACGTCGATCCATCCCGCATCACGATGCTCGCACTCGCCCCCGAGTGCTGACCTGTTTGTGAGTCGCGGGTGACGTCCAAGCCCATGAACGCTTGCGTCTCCCCGGGCATATCCTCGATTTGCCATGGTGTCCCCCCAGCTTTTGCGACCACAGCGCTCACGATGTTCGTGAATGAGTCGCTCGGAATCTTCTGGGAGGTCATGTTGATCTCCTCGGCGGTCGATTTTTGGAGCATCTGGGTCGGGATGCCCTGTCGCATCAGCGTCCGCTTGAGTTCGCTGTATGGATCTTCGAATCCATCGAAGTCGTCTACGGCCCCCTTGTCGGGGACCATCGCGACGACTACATCTGTTTCCTCACGTAACTGCTGGTAGACATCGGTGTACTCAGAAATGCGGCCTAGTTCGTAGGGATAGCCCGATGTTCCTGCTGGTGCCCCCCACTGTGAGAGCGTCTTCGCGAGAAGTCCGATGAACTGCTTGTAGGTGTCTTCGTAGTGTGTCGGGTAGAGGACGCCCACCCAGTAGTCCTCCGGTGATTTGAACACACCGTGGTCCTTGAGACCAGTACTCGGCTTTGAAGCATGCGCACCACCACCGTAGACAAGCCGCGATTGGTTCCCTCGGATATCGAGGTAGTCGAACCCGTGGTTCGTTGGCCCCGGTTCGAACTGCAGGTCGAACCCTGGCAGAGGAGAAAGATCCTCAACAAACGTTTTCAGGTAGTCAAACCGGGTATCAGGCTTCATCGCCCGTCGTGAGGTGAATAGGTTGTGAAAGTCGTAGTCCTGCTCTTCGACCTGCTCTGTCCGAGGACTCAGTTTCAATGCTCGGGGAACCTGGTCACCGGTGAACCCACCGTAGTCGACTTTCACTAATCGCGGATTCGTTTCGATGAGTCGCTGTCGGACGTCTTCTTCAAGCAGACCCTCGTGGTACTCCGAAATCACTTCTCCGAGCGTATCGGAGCGATCGTTGTACCGGAGGTCACTCCATCCACGGAGGTATCCAGTCGAAGCATTACCGTAGACTTCTGTATCGTGTTCGACCCGCCACGACGGGAGGTCACTACCCTCTGAGACCATCTTGTCCAGTGACTTCATCGTCACGAGGTTGTGGCTCGCTTCGACTTGGAGAAGAACCGTTCCATCAGCGGTGATGTGTACTTTCGCAGTGTGTTTCCGCTGAGCTCCAAAGTCGAAGCCATCGCCTCCGAACTCGATTTCGCGGCGGATGATTCCTTGGAGGAACTGGAAGGAGTAGAGCGAGTCAGGGATTGCCCGCCGAAGCGAGGACTGAACCAGTCCCTTGATTTGTTGGCGGTCACGCTCAGTGTCTGGGGTGAGCGTAATCTCGTCGACTTTCTCAGGTTTGACGGTGTGCCCTTTCGCCTGCACTGATCGGGACAACTCGGTCAACGAGATGACGTGCATCGTCCCCGAGCTGCCCACGGGCGTTCCGTGTTCTCGGTCAAGCCAGTAGGCCGCAGACTGAGTGAGCGTCTGTGGGTCTGTCGACTGATCGCGACCACCGGGGACCGATAGCCGGTAGCGGTTCACCGAGACCTCGGTGAGACGTGAGTCGGCCTTCGAGTGAAAGAGATAGACGCCCGGATCGACCGAGGCCTGCGCTTCGACGGGGAGTTCGTTGGATTCCGTGGCCATCTACTGATTGACAGAAGTGGTTGAATAAGTCGTTTTTCATACTGTACAAGCCACCGTCACGACAGACGCAGCTATACTCCCGATTACGTTTGTTGGAGAATTCC
Above is a genomic segment from Haloprofundus halobius containing:
- a CDS encoding Piwi domain-containing protein; translated protein: MNRYRLSVPGGRDQSTDPQTLTQSAAYWLDREHGTPVGSSGTMHVISLTELSRSVQAKGHTVKPEKVDEITLTPDTERDRQQIKGLVQSSLRRAIPDSLYSFQFLQGIIRREIEFGGDGFDFGAQRKHTAKVHITADGTVLLQVEASHNLVTMKSLDKMVSEGSDLPSWRVEHDTEVYGNASTGYLRGWSDLRYNDRSDTLGEVISEYHEGLLEEDVRQRLIETNPRLVKVDYGGFTGDQVPRALKLSPRTEQVEEQDYDFHNLFTSRRAMKPDTRFDYLKTFVEDLSPLPGFDLQFEPGPTNHGFDYLDIRGNQSRLVYGGGAHASKPSTGLKDHGVFKSPEDYWVGVLYPTHYEDTYKQFIGLLAKTLSQWGAPAGTSGYPYELGRISEYTDVYQQLREETDVVVAMVPDKGAVDDFDGFEDPYSELKRTLMRQGIPTQMLQKSTAEEINMTSQKIPSDSFTNIVSAVVAKAGGTPWQIEDMPGETQAFMGLDVTRDSQTGQHSGASASIVMRDGSTFAAESTTQQAGEKFVADQVEQFVRDLIYDFADEQDEPLNRLTIFRDGKVHEDIDEIRDGLSGLDAEFDIVSVRKRDQTRIANFNGTRFNIAQKGVGFVDREREQGILHAFGKPETNDDNSVGTPRTFRLIKNSGPTDIETITRQAYWLSEVHYGSPARSTRLPVPIKYADMAAKYVREGYVDPGRVIHGPAYL